The following nucleotide sequence is from Aquarana catesbeiana isolate 2022-GZ linkage group LG08, ASM4218655v1, whole genome shotgun sequence.
TTTAGGCACTCGTGGTTTTCACCATGAATATATTAGGTATTTATTAACACAACACAGACTCAGTTGTAAACCTTCCTCACTTTTGGACGGAGGGATTAAAATGAATCTGTACCTGTCTGTAAGTTCTAATGACCAGCGATGCCGCTATATTATcagtctacagcagtgtttctcaactccagtcctgaaggcgccccaacaggtcatgttttcagaatttccctcagatgaaacagctgtggtaattactaaggcagtgaaactgatcaaatcagctgtgcaaaataatggaaagccagaAAACCAGAATTGTTGAGGTGCCTtaaggaccggagttgagaaacagAGATCAGAGTTTTGTATGGATCACATGATCTCATCAGTAAGGATGGAAAGAGACCCAGAGTCCCATGACTGAGAGgatattaaagtagaattccatctAAAACCTtgctagtcttaaaaatgctccctccccctcctaacacctatattAACGAacctgtgcaagaaaaaaaagatgcactgtatatacttacctattttcaaccCTCTCTGGTTTGGTCATGTGATCCGACTTCCATGTGTCATCCAGTGAAagctgcagaggagaggagggacctCTGACAATGGCTgcaccatgggagcctatgggtgatgacATGGCTCCCGGCTTTCACAGTCATTGTTGGGTGTTCTCTAGTTCTCTAAAGAATAGTTAGGCTTTAGCTGGATTTCTACTTTAAACCTTACCAGTGGGGATCATccacctgctgaccggagaggtgaggaggattctgggaggtcacatgacaataTTGTTGCTTTTTCAGAGCAGACTGTTCATCTGGTGACCATTTAACCTTCACAGTGCCTTCACCTCACTTCCTGAAACACAGGAGAAATAATGACAAGAAGATTGTAGAATTCACCAAGAcgatcattgatctgctgacaggagaggtgagcagtgccgggaattctgggacattatccagtaacggACAAGGGATGTTcatggatggtgactgtatcattgtgtgtgtcaggttcctataaggtgtcaggatgtcactgtctatttctccatggaggagtgggagtatatagaaggacacaaggatctctacaaggacttcatgatggagaatcagccgcccctcacatcaccgggtaagaggagactttattgtaaaggagagagcagtacggaggatccacctagatcccccatcatctgataaacatattgaaacaatgtattcagtcagtgtgtgtgtttcctacagttGGATCCAGTaatagaaacccaccagagagatgtccctttCCTCTGTATttccgggattccacacaggaagatcacaccatccctcatcatcatcaggtaggtgggagtgAGCCACAAGAACTGAAAATGAATTCTAAGCTATGAGAAGACATTCCAAAGTGTAATCTCTTGTTCCTTTTTACAAATATATGCTATCATTTtgggggtttagggtgaagaactcaAAAACATCAAACCTGAGAttaaagaggaagaggaagagacatTGATAAGTGGAGCTCAGCCGTCTATGGAGGAGGTTGTTCCTCtgcattcccgggattccacacaggaaggtcacaccatccctcaccatcatcaggtactGTAGATGGGAAGAAAACAAAACGTGACTCTAGACTGTATGAGATTATACTCTTCTTTCAGCCTATTTGTcgtcacattttcttttttttttctttttgatggctTAGCATAAAGAACAGATGTATGTAAAAaatgaggttaaagaggaagaagaggagacgaCTGTGATGGGTTTTCAGGATTCTACGGAGGAAGTTGGGATGATAGTGACAACTAAAGAGGAAGAACCTTTTCTAGATATGAGCACGGGTGAGTAATGAACACTAAATAATGAAACTGCTTATGAATATAGATTGACGATTGGGGATATGTAGACCTTCACATCAGGTAAaatgatctctacaaggacatcatgatggagaatcagccgcccctcacatcaccgggtaagaggagactttatcgtaaaggagagagcagtacggagggtccatctagatcccccatcatctgataaacacatagaaacaatgtattcagtcagtgtgtgtgtttcctacagatggatccagtaatgggaacccaccagagagatgttcccgtcctctgtattcccgggactcaacacaggaaggtcacaccatcagTCACCATCATCAGGTAAATAGGATTGAGCAACCAGAACTCAAAAAGAATTTTAAGCTATGAGAATCTCTTGTTCCATTTTACAAATGTGTTctgtcatctttggggtttagggtgaagaactgaaagacatcaaagctgagattaaagaggaagaagaagagacattGATGAGTGGAGCTCAGCAGTTTATGGAGGGTGtacctctgtattcccaggattccccacaggaagatcacaccatccctcaccatcgtCAGGTAGGTGGACTTGGTGTGTGGATCACAGAAATATTTTGGAATTAGTGAGATAGCATTCTTCTATGTAGTCTCTTGTTTTAATAATTCTACTACTATGTATGATTTGCAGCCTTTGTTGCCTGCACCCCCATCTTCATTTGCAGCTCCTTCTTTGAGCACCTCACATTTTTCACCACCCTCCCTTTTTTGCTGTTTGAATCAGTATAGGTTTCTTTCTTCTGTGGGTCTTAAGTCTAGTCATATGTCATCATGGGTCCTCTTCCTCCTTGTGTTCCTTCAAAATGACATGATGCTGCTCCTTTGCTCCTGTAAGTCCATGCTGAGGTGATCATCTGCCCCTAGGGGGTGGGTCCCTGGCTTCCATGGTTTTGAGGAAATGGGCAGTAGACCTAGTTTATCTCTGCTTCAGGTTAGTAATGCCTACTGGTCTTGTCCCTCCCCTAGCTATTATGCACAGGTACTGCAAGAGCCTAAAACCAGGTCACATTCTTAAACCTATACtgcttacattttttaaaatataactgaTTTAATAATGAATGCACTGCATTCAGTGGTGtcgtttatatctgcctggagttcggctttaataaatattttctattattttgagGTTCAGGGTGAAGAACAGattaatataaaagctgaggttaaagaggaagaagaagagacgtacgTGGGGGGTGATCAGCCGTCCATGGAGGAGGCTGGGATGATTATGAAGATTGAACAGGATGAAATTTCTCCACCTTTCGACACAAGTAAGTAACAGACACTGAAACTGGGGAATGAAATGTACAATTCAGTTAACCTTTGAGCGTATAAAGTGAAGCTTGATAAGAAGAAGAAGCGGACAATTCATGAGAAGGAACCGTGGTGACCATTGATGGAGGTTCTGTTGGTAGGGGTAGCTTGGCACTTGGCGAACTTTACTGAGAGTCTGGGtcctgggaactgtgatgtgtaaGTCCTTCTGTGGTGGTTTTCCTCTTTGGGTTGGACATCATGGTGAAGTGTACAATGCAGTTTTTTGAAGAGTTGGTGGAGGACCACCAGGGCTCAGTGCTATTCCCCCTCAAAAAGGTCTCTGTAGTCAGTGCCAggacaggtgtcactggcaggtgaTAAGACTTGATCCTTCTGGTGTGGGGACTGGTGAAATAATGTGGCCTCCAGCCATGAGGTGGCACTAACCCATATGTGAGACCCATGCTAATGCGAGCAATCCGATGTACTAACAATTCACCAACGTGTTTTGGCTAATGAAGTCATAGCCGACTATTGAATGTTAAAGAATTAGCAAATTGTATACAGACTCCAGTATGAAAACTTTTCTGATTAATTTTGGAGGGAGAACAGGAGCCCAGTTTTGAGATCAGAGTTTTCCACTTATTCCACTCGTACGGGGGTGGAGCTAAAACTCCAGTTATTTGTGAACTACTGaaatgttttactatttttttttttccatttctttccATCAGATGGATGTGACgtcaggaattcctcggagagacatcttctattatctgctgattgtaagtcagaagataatgtcatcacacaggatcctccaggaggaaatccaagtacacaaaatatacatcacagaccttcctgtccggagacatcaatggatccctctgatcagggggaatcttctcatcaatcacatactatgattgtaaatatccatgtaagatctcacactgcagatcgatcaacagatccttctaatcccgaggaatcttcctcaccccatgaagGAGATCACAGAGGTCAGAATCTATtcccatgttcagagtgtgggaaatgtttcactcagaaagaAGTACTTATTGTACACCAGGAAATTCACACGGCTGagtgtccttattcatgttcagagtgcgggaaatctttcactcatcaAGGAACCtttgttagacaccagagaattcacacgggtgagcgtccttattcatgttcagagtgcgggaaatctttcaatcaGAAAGGGGcccttgttagacaccagagaattcacacaggtgaacgcccttattcatgttcagagtgcgggaaatctttcactcaaaaAGGGGCCCTTGTTGAACACCAGAtaagtcacacgggtgagcgttcttattcatgttcagagtgcgggaaatctttcactcttcAAGGAGcccttgttagacaccagagaatccacacaggtgagcgcccttattcatgttcagagtgcgggaaatctttcactcagataGGAGGTCTTGTTAGACACCAGATAAGTCACACAGGGGAGCATCCTTATTTATGTGTAGAGTGTGGAAAATCTTTCACTCTGAAAGGAAACCTCGTGAAACACCAGAGAAGTcatacaggtgagcgtccttattcatgttcagagtgcgggaaatctttcaacaAGAAAGATCATCTTGTGAAACACCAGAGAAAGCACACAGGTGACCGTccctattcgtgttcagagtgcgggaaatcttacgTTTGTAAAGAAGACCTTATTAGACACCAtataattcacacaggtgagcgtcctttttcatgttcagagtgcgggaaatcttttaatAAGAAAGATAATCTTGTtaaacatcagaaaattcacacaggtgagcgtccctattcatgttcagagtgtgggaaatctttcatttgtaaaggaaaccttgttaaacaccaaagaattcacacgggtgagcgtccttatttatgtacagagtgcgggaaaacTTTCACTTATAAAGGAGACTTTGTTAAACACCacagaagtcacacaggtgagcgtccattttcatgttcagagtgcgggaaatctttcacccgGAAAGGACAACTTCTgaaacaccagagaagtcacactaTGCTCTAAGTGCGGGAGTGAGTCCTCATTTCTCCAGCTTGTCACTGTCCTTCCCCCTGTGCTCATAAGGCTGGGTACAAGGTATATCCTCTTATTGCCACAtgtgaatgcaattttttttttaatgtgtttataTCTCAATAAAGTTTTATCTGCATTAGATTGTGTACTTCCCTGTCTTCTCTTTAAGTCATATGGGTGAGCATTAGAGCACAGAAAATGCTTCCAAACTGCCATTTGGGGACCCACcccatgctgcagcaaaaatgacacgTTCTTCAGGATGTAATAACCACCAAGGGTCGATCAGATGCAGGCGTTGCAGATCTGCCTTCAGACTCTTGAGACGTGCAAAGGGGAGATGAGAAGAGCCACGAGATACATCCAATAAAGAATTCATGGCGAAATTGAGATCGCCCCCAAACACCAGCATCCCCTCCTCAAACTCCAAAAGCTCAGGGAGGAGAGCCCGCGGGATCTGGGTAATCCACATTCGGGAAAATAAACATTGGCAAAGGTGACCTTCATGCCACACACCTTCCCCTTAAGGAGGAGAAAACGACCCTGGGTATCTATTTGCATCGCCTCATAAGTCCAAGGGACTGATTTGGCCACCAGGATGCTGACCCCCTTAGATATGGAGATCGGTGAAGAGCTGTGATACACCATCGGAAAGTCCCTTTTGGTTAATTTAGGAACCCGATCTCCATGGATAGAGTAGCTCAATGAAAGGTGAGTCTGCTAGACAGGCCCCATATCCCCACAATCAGATGAGTGGCAATGTCAAAAATGAAAGAGGGGGTGGAGCTATAGATTCAGCTTATATGTGTAGAGTACAAGGCCTCCATTAGAGAGAGCCACTGAGAAATAGAGGACTAATAGCTGATTCAGGCTTGGAAGAGCTAAATTATGGGGAAGGGAGCCTGCCCGCAGACTGCAATCTTCAAACCAGGGGTCCCCCCGCTGACAACCAACAAAGGCAGCAAACAGGGGGACCACGCTTCTGTCAAAGTACGTCACCCGAAGGCCAGGAGGCATAAAGCCATATAAGCATGTCTCTGAAGTCTCTGACCCTTACATAGGGGCTTATAATGAGAACGGAATGACCCCACCATTGAGGCTTGGATTGAAATACAGTCCAGAAAAGGCCCAAGGGGGTGATGGTTGCTGAAGTAACAGTCTTCACAGTAGAAAATGGGAGTGTGAGGTCAGAGGGCCCGAGAACAACATCAGCTGAGAGGGATTAAAGCCAGCGGCTCCACTAGGGGAACTATAGACTCAAACAGAGACAACAGCAAGTCATGAAGTTCCAAACCTGAAAGTCCCGATAGGCAAGATCCACCGAATCAATTGCTTCAGTAACAGTCCATCTGAAGAATTAAACAGTCAAGCCTCAGGAGTGTTCGGCGTGGATCTAGGAGCCACACGGCTAGAGGCCCTGGATCTAGGTCGTCTGATTCTCTGTGGTCTCAGCACAGGTGGGCCAGAAGCCTCCTGGCTAAGCAGGTAGTCAAACCAGTTGTGTACACTGACAGCAGGCCTGTCCAGGAAACTAAACACTTCCAGAAGCTGGTCAGGTGAACGGAGGTAGAAATCAGTCCCATGTTTCCGTACAATTAGATGGAAGGGGTGGCCCCATCAGTAAGTTGCCTCCGCCTCGCGGATTACTTCAAGAAGGGGGCGCATTAGCCCTCATAAGGCCTGAGTTTGCCTAGAGACATCGGGATAGATTTGAATAGATgcaccattaaagtcaatgggacccttgGACCAGGCCTGGTGTAGGATTTCCTCTTTTATGGTGTAAAAATTGACACTACAAAGGACATCCACAGGCATACCTGAGGGAAGAGGGGTCTGTGGAGAAGAAAGAGGAGCCCTGCGGCCAAGTATCTGGTGAACTCTGTCAAGCTCCAGTTCGACTGTGGGCGGTTTGTCCAGAATCTGATTCAGAATAGC
It contains:
- the LOC141105048 gene encoding uncharacterized protein isoform X7, with the protein product MEEWEYIEGHKDLYKDFMMENQPPLTSPVGSSNRNPPERCPFPLYFRDSTQEDHTIPHHHQGEELKNIKPEIKEEEEETLISGAQPSMEEVVPLHSRDSTQEGHTIPHHHQHKEQMYVKNEVKEEEEETTVMGFQDSTEEVGMIVTTKEEEPFLDMSTDGSSNGNPPERCSRPLYSRDSTQEGHTISHHHQGEELKDIKAEIKEEEEETLMSGAQQFMEGVPLYSQDSPQEDHTIPHHRQVQGEEQINIKAEVKEEEEETYVGGDQPSMEEAGMIMKIEQDEISPPFDTNGCDVRNSSERHLLLSADCKSEDNVITQDPPGGNPSTQNIHHRPSCPETSMDPSDQGESSHQSHTMIVNIHVRSHTADRSTDPSNPEESSSPHEGDHRGQNLFPCSECGKCFTQKEVLIVHQEIHTAECPYSCSECGKSFTHQGTFVRHQRIHTGERPYSCSECGKSFNQKGALVRHQRIHTGERPYSCSECGKSFTQKGALVEHQISHTGERSYSCSECGKSFTLQGALVRHQRIHTGERPYSCSECGKSFTQIGGLVRHQISHTGEHPYLCVECGKSFTLKGNLVKHQRSHTGERPYSCSECGKSFNKKDHLVKHQRKHTGDRPYSCSECGKSYVCKEDLIRHHIIHTGERPFSCSECGKSFNKKDNLVKHQKIHTGERPYSCSECGKSFICKGNLVKHQRIHTGERPYLCTECGKTFTYKGDFVKHHRSHTGERPFSCSECGKSFTRKGQLLKHQRSHTML
- the LOC141105048 gene encoding uncharacterized protein isoform X8, producing the protein MEEWEYIEGHKDLYKDFMMENQPPLTSPVGSSNRNPPERCPFPLYFRDSTQEDHTIPHHHQGEELKNIKPEIKEEEEETLISGAQPSMEEVVPLHSRDSTQEGHTIPHHHQHKEQMYVKNEVKEEEEETTVMGFQDSTEEVGMIVTTKEEEPFLDMSTDGSSNGNPPERCSRPLYSRDSTQEGHTISHHHQGEELKDIKAEIKEEEEETLMSGAQQFMEGVPLYSQDSPQEDHTIPHHRQGEEQINIKAEVKEEEEETYVGGDQPSMEEAGMIMKIEQDEISPPFDTNGCDVRNSSERHLLLSADCKSEDNVITQDPPGGNPSTQNIHHRPSCPETSMDPSDQGESSHQSHTMIVNIHVRSHTADRSTDPSNPEESSSPHEGDHRGQNLFPCSECGKCFTQKEVLIVHQEIHTAECPYSCSECGKSFTHQGTFVRHQRIHTGERPYSCSECGKSFNQKGALVRHQRIHTGERPYSCSECGKSFTQKGALVEHQISHTGERSYSCSECGKSFTLQGALVRHQRIHTGERPYSCSECGKSFTQIGGLVRHQISHTGEHPYLCVECGKSFTLKGNLVKHQRSHTGERPYSCSECGKSFNKKDHLVKHQRKHTGDRPYSCSECGKSYVCKEDLIRHHIIHTGERPFSCSECGKSFNKKDNLVKHQKIHTGERPYSCSECGKSFICKGNLVKHQRIHTGERPYLCTECGKTFTYKGDFVKHHRSHTGERPFSCSECGKSFTRKGQLLKHQRSHTML
- the LOC141105048 gene encoding uncharacterized protein isoform X10 codes for the protein MDHMISSMRMEEEPSHMTERMLNLTLEIIYLLTGESFPPVKSGDHLTITVPSPHSLNLKRNNEKKILEVTNKIIDLLTGEVPIRCQDVTVYFSMEEWEYLEGHKDLYKDVMMDNQPPLTSPDGSSNGNPPERCSRPLYSRDSTQEGHTISHHHQGEELKDIKAEIKEEEEETLMSGAQQFMEGVPLYSQDSPQEDHTIPHHRQVQGEEQINIKAEVKEEEEETYVGGDQPSMEEAGMIMKIEQDEISPPFDTNGCDVRNSSERHLLLSADCKSEDNVITQDPPGGNPSTQNIHHRPSCPETSMDPSDQGESSHQSHTMIVNIHVRSHTADRSTDPSNPEESSSPHEGDHRGQNLFPCSECGKCFTQKEVLIVHQEIHTAECPYSCSECGKSFTHQGTFVRHQRIHTGERPYSCSECGKSFNQKGALVRHQRIHTGERPYSCSECGKSFTQKGALVEHQISHTGERSYSCSECGKSFTLQGALVRHQRIHTGERPYSCSECGKSFTQIGGLVRHQISHTGEHPYLCVECGKSFTLKGNLVKHQRSHTGERPYSCSECGKSFNKKDHLVKHQRKHTGDRPYSCSECGKSYVCKEDLIRHHIIHTGERPFSCSECGKSFNKKDNLVKHQKIHTGERPYSCSECGKSFICKGNLVKHQRIHTGERPYLCTECGKTFTYKGDFVKHHRSHTGERPFSCSECGKSFTRKGQLLKHQRSHTML